The proteins below are encoded in one region of Methanosarcina barkeri 3:
- a CDS encoding NosD domain-containing protein, with protein MSVFLILILSSGIGAANEILVHSGESIQAAVNSAVSGDVIIVQPGTYTENINVTVHNLVIKSESGNPVNTIIMAKDPALDVFGIEANKVTISGFKITEAKKDHAGVYMYQCKNCTVENNRLLNNTVGIYLKNSDYNTILDNLIGKGEKGITIQQSNYNTISENRASKNRYGFYVPNSEGNLISNNTLSENKDYGISLSTGVSNTLSENNASNNGRGVYLGNSDNNKISDNTITSNEVYGLFICPKSDKNNVLNNYFNNTVNAIPNNGTDNIYYIEKTSGTNIVGGPYLAGNYWAKPDGLGPSEITPDADGDGIADKVYKLENSDYVDRMPLVAAKVKDPILPVANFSTNATGGHSPLSVKFTDLSGNETERNWDFESDGTIDSTDEKPVHTFTEPGTYTVNLTASNENGTASKNYIIAVLEENETQDAGQNEIASLPGFELIYGIFGLVAVFLQRKR; from the coding sequence TTGTCAGTTTTTTTAATTCTTATATTAAGCTCTGGTATCGGAGCTGCGAATGAGATCCTGGTCCATTCAGGAGAATCCATACAGGCTGCTGTAAACAGTGCGGTTTCAGGCGATGTGATAATCGTACAGCCTGGAACCTATACCGAGAATATCAACGTAACCGTACATAATCTGGTAATAAAATCAGAATCCGGAAACCCTGTAAATACAATAATAATGGCTAAAGATCCGGCTTTAGATGTGTTCGGTATAGAGGCAAATAAAGTTACGATTAGCGGATTTAAAATAACGGAGGCAAAAAAAGACCATGCAGGGGTCTATATGTATCAGTGCAAAAACTGCACTGTTGAGAATAATAGATTGCTGAATAATACTGTCGGAATATATTTGAAGAACTCGGACTATAACACAATCCTTGATAACCTGATTGGAAAAGGTGAAAAAGGAATAACTATTCAGCAGTCAAATTATAACACGATCTCCGAGAACAGAGCTTCAAAAAACAGGTACGGGTTTTATGTTCCGAATTCTGAGGGGAATTTAATTTCAAATAATACGCTTTCAGAAAACAAAGATTATGGAATCTCGCTCTCAACTGGAGTTAGTAATACCCTTTCCGAAAATAACGCTTCCAATAACGGCAGAGGAGTCTATCTGGGCAATTCTGACAATAATAAAATCTCAGATAATACTATCACTTCAAATGAGGTTTATGGGCTTTTTATCTGTCCTAAAAGTGACAAGAACAACGTTCTTAATAACTACTTCAATAATACTGTCAATGCCATACCTAATAACGGAACCGATAATATATACTATATAGAAAAAACCTCAGGCACGAACATTGTCGGTGGACCTTACCTCGCAGGAAACTACTGGGCAAAACCCGACGGACTGGGTCCTTCCGAAATAACGCCTGATGCAGATGGGGACGGCATTGCTGATAAGGTCTACAAGCTTGAAAACAGTGATTACGTTGATCGTATGCCTCTCGTAGCCGCTAAGGTTAAGGATCCGATCCTTCCTGTTGCAAATTTCAGTACCAATGCGACTGGTGGCCATTCTCCTCTTTCAGTCAAGTTCACTGATCTTTCGGGAAACGAAACCGAAAGAAACTGGGATTTTGAAAGTGACGGGACCATTGATTCGACTGACGAAAAGCCAGTTCATACCTTTACAGAGCCTGGAACCTATACCGTAAATCTTACCGCAAGCAATGAAAACGGAACCGCTTCAAAAAATTACATAATAGCCGTTCTTGAAGAAAATGAGACCCAGGACGCCGGACAGAATGAAATTGCGAGCTTACCTGGTTTTGAATTAATTTATGGAATTTTCGGTTTGGTTGCGGTTTTCCTGCAACGAAAAAGGTGA
- a CDS encoding PGF-pre-PGF domain-containing protein: protein MKKSTILLMSMLIFSLVSGIAAAKEISVNSTSSIHNAVNSAASGDTIIVKPGIYNENIKVTVPNLIIKSESGNPEDTIIKAIPNTSVFNVAASSTTISGFRIESGETGIYLASCSGCTITDNEFSDNRYGISLISSSNNKILGNRVNSNKMFGIHLDSSEGNTLLSNTVNSNMRGIDSIVSNNNKILDNIVLNNSQYGMWISQSNDNNISGNTVEECGNGQTGSGGIHQDSSSRNLISGNIVAFNKGYGLFECPACHNNRVYNNYINNVRNANINTGDTTWNIEKTSGRNIVGGQYIGGNFWGTPDGTGFSQTTADKDEDKDGIIDSAYIDSSNNIIDNLPLVLISNPQLPILPIANFNATVTSGYAPLEVEFTDWSQNAVSRSWDINNDGTVDNTSESFVYVYRNPGNYTAKLTVSNENGTASRTQEIFVNKVTILPVADFSANVTSGYAPLSVLFTNQSQNAAFWSWDFESDGQIDSTEENPVHTYNTPGNYTAKLTVSNEDGNSSKTQNINVTRFTILPVADFSANITSGCAPLSVLFTDKSQNATSRNWDIGNDGTVESTNASFVYVFTNPGTYPVSLTAINENGTSVAKTVTITVTQESSSDDDDDDGGGGHSSGSGSGGGGGGGSPEPQTNVQVKELSKAQVTNGKPVVFDFINNATCVVYVSFDAKKTAGKITTIAEQLKAKSTLTSVLDSGEVYKYFNLWVGNSGFASEKNIGNPVVCFKVEKSWLQDKKIDQSSITLNRYSDKKWSQLPAKCLKEDNKYLYFTAETPGFSFFAITGKAVEKEKVAETKPSTNTSKLEKNNTAAENKTEQKTEQKTEQEAGKSKISSIPGFEALYVVVSLLIAFSNNRK, encoded by the coding sequence ATGAAAAAATCAACCATTCTGCTAATGTCCATGCTAATTTTTTCATTAGTCTCGGGAATTGCGGCGGCTAAGGAGATTTCCGTTAATTCAACGAGTTCGATACATAACGCAGTGAATAGTGCAGCCTCGGGCGACACGATAATCGTGAAACCCGGAATATATAACGAGAATATCAAAGTTACTGTGCCAAATCTTATAATAAAATCAGAATCCGGAAATCCTGAAGATACAATAATTAAAGCTATCCCAAATACAAGTGTTTTCAATGTTGCAGCAAGTAGTACGACAATTAGCGGATTCAGGATTGAATCCGGAGAAACAGGAATCTATCTGGCTAGTTGCAGTGGCTGCACAATTACTGATAATGAGTTTTCGGACAATAGATATGGAATATCTCTGATTAGCTCAAGTAATAACAAAATCTTGGGAAATAGAGTAAACTCGAACAAAATGTTTGGAATTCACCTCGACAGTTCTGAAGGAAATACTCTGTTAAGCAATACTGTAAATTCGAATATGAGAGGTATTGACTCTATAGTTTCAAACAATAACAAAATTTTAGACAATATTGTTTTGAATAATAGTCAGTATGGAATGTGGATTTCTCAATCTAACGATAACAATATTTCCGGGAACACAGTTGAAGAGTGCGGTAATGGCCAAACCGGTAGTGGAGGTATCCATCAAGATTCTTCCAGCAGAAACTTAATCTCCGGAAATATTGTTGCTTTTAATAAAGGCTATGGACTTTTTGAATGCCCTGCTTGCCACAATAACCGTGTGTATAATAATTACATTAATAATGTTCGCAATGCTAATATTAACACAGGAGATACTACCTGGAATATAGAAAAAACAAGTGGAAGAAACATTGTCGGTGGACAATATATAGGAGGCAATTTCTGGGGAACACCTGATGGCACCGGATTTTCCCAAACAACAGCCGATAAAGACGAAGATAAGGATGGGATTATTGATTCTGCGTATATTGACAGTTCAAATAATATTATAGATAATCTGCCTCTTGTACTTATTTCGAATCCGCAACTACCAATCCTGCCTATTGCAAATTTCAATGCCACTGTAACCAGCGGTTATGCCCCTCTTGAGGTTGAATTTACTGACTGGTCACAAAACGCGGTTTCAAGAAGCTGGGATATTAACAACGATGGAACCGTAGATAATACCAGTGAAAGCTTTGTCTATGTATACCGGAATCCAGGAAATTACACTGCTAAGCTTACAGTAAGTAACGAGAACGGCACTGCCTCAAGAACTCAGGAAATATTTGTCAATAAGGTTACAATTCTTCCTGTTGCAGACTTCAGCGCCAATGTAACAAGTGGCTATGCTCCCCTTTCAGTCCTGTTCACTAATCAGTCGCAAAATGCAGCTTTTTGGAGTTGGGATTTTGAAAGTGACGGACAGATAGATTCCACTGAGGAAAATCCGGTTCACACATATAATACTCCAGGAAACTACACCGCTAAACTGACAGTAAGCAATGAGGACGGAAATTCTTCAAAAACTCAGAATATAAATGTCACCAGGTTTACAATTCTTCCTGTTGCAGACTTCAGTGCCAATATAACAAGCGGCTGTGCTCCCCTTTCAGTCCTGTTCACTGACAAATCTCAAAATGCAACCTCAAGGAACTGGGATATAGGCAACGATGGAACTGTTGAATCTACAAATGCAAGCTTTGTTTATGTGTTCACTAACCCTGGAACCTATCCTGTTAGCTTAACTGCGATAAATGAAAACGGCACTTCCGTGGCAAAAACTGTTACGATAACTGTCACGCAAGAAAGCAGTTCAGACGACGATGACGATGATGGTGGAGGCGGCCACAGCAGTGGCAGTGGCAGTGGTGGCGGTGGAGGTGGTGGCTCCCCTGAACCTCAAACTAATGTCCAGGTCAAGGAACTTTCAAAGGCACAGGTTACAAACGGAAAGCCTGTAGTGTTTGATTTTATAAACAATGCAACCTGTGTTGTGTATGTTAGCTTTGATGCAAAGAAGACCGCAGGCAAGATCACAACCATTGCCGAGCAGCTTAAAGCAAAATCCACTCTGACTTCAGTACTGGACTCGGGCGAGGTCTATAAGTACTTCAACCTCTGGGTCGGAAACAGCGGATTTGCAAGCGAAAAGAATATTGGAAACCCTGTAGTGTGCTTCAAGGTTGAAAAGTCCTGGCTGCAGGATAAGAAGATAGACCAGAGTTCAATTACTCTAAACAGGTACAGCGATAAAAAATGGTCACAGCTACCTGCGAAATGCTTAAAAGAAGACAATAAATATCTGTACTTCACGGCAGAAACACCGGGATTCTCGTTCTTTGCAATAACAGGAAAAGCTGTAGAGAAAGAAAAAGTAGCTGAAACAAAGCCTTCAACCAACACTTCGAAACTTGAGAAGAACAATACAGCAGCAGAAAACAAAACCGAACAGAAAACCGAACAAAAAACCGAACAGGAAGCAGGAAAGAGTAAAATCTCAAGCATACCCGGATTTGAAGCGCTTTATGTAGTAGTTTCTCTTCTTATTGCATTCTCCAATAACAGAAAATAA